One genomic window of Enoplosus armatus isolate fEnoArm2 chromosome 19, fEnoArm2.hap1, whole genome shotgun sequence includes the following:
- the LOC139301879 gene encoding cholesterol 24-hydroxylase-like — protein sequence MAIFHVILSWTAQALVFLLFVIFVAFVGYCLYIKHIHMKYDHIPGPPRDSFLFGHSPTFLRVMKDGGIIHDKFVEWSENHGPVCRFNALHYVLICVTCPETTKEILMSSKYPKDEFLHSRLFNLFGQRFLGNGLVTARDHELWYKQRRIMDPAFSSLYLRGLMGTFNERAEKLMDKLTDVADNKTDANMLHLVNCVTLDVITKVAFGVDLDLLKNSSPFPKAIEACLKGMLYNIRDTFFAFNPKNRPFIKEVREACRLLRTTGAQWINDRKIAMRNGDDVPKDILTQIIKTAGKEESMTKEDEELMLDNFVTFFIAGQETTANQLAFCIMELARHPDVLEKVKKEVDDVIGMKQEISNDDLGKLIYLSQVLKETLRIYPTAPGTSRDVAEDIVIDGIHIPGGVTCIFSSYLTGRMDKFFKDPLRFDPDRFHPDAPKPYYCYYPFSLGPRSCLGQNFAQMEAKVVMAKLLQRFDFTLVPGQTFDILDTGTLRPKSGVVCSLRHRNHKK from the exons ATGGCAATTTTCCATGTGATTTTAAGCTGGACTGCTCAAGCGCTCGTGTTTCTACTCTTTGTTATTTTCGTAGCGTTTGTCGGTTACTGCTTGTatattaaacacattcacatgaaaTATGACCACATACCTGGGCCACCGAGAGACAG tTTCCTCTTCGGACATTCACCAACGTTTTTGAGGGTAATGAAAGATGGCGGAATTATACACGACAAATTCGTGGAATG gTCCGAGAACCACGGGCCTGTTTGCAGGTTCAATGCTCTGCATTACGTCTTAATCTGTGTGACCTGTCCAGAGACCACCAAG GAAATCCTGATGTCCTCAAAGTATCCCAAAGATGAATTTCTTCACAGTAGACTCTTCAACCTTTTTGGTCAAAG GTTCCTAGGTAATGGCCTGGTAACAGCGCGGGACCATGAACTGTGGTATAAACAGCGCCGGATCATGGACCCTGCGTTCAGTAGCTT GTATTTGAGAGGTCTCATGGGCACCTTCAATGAGAGGGCAGAGAAGCTGATGGATAAACTCACGGATGTCGCTGATAACAAAACAGACGCCAACATGCTCCATCTAGTCAACTGTGTTACCCTTGATGTTATTACTAAG GTTGCTTTTGGAGTGGATTTAGACCTGCTGAAGAATAGTTCACCTTTCCCTAAAGCCATCGAGGCATGCCTGAAAGGGATGTTATACAATATCAGAGACACCTTTTTTGCG TTCAATCCAAAGAACCGACCATTCATTAAGGAAGTGAGGGAAGCTTGCCGCCTGCTGCGCACAACTGGCGCTCAGTGGATTAATGACAGAAAGATCGCCATGCGAAACGGCGACGACGTCCCCAAGGACATCCTCACGCAGATCATCAAAACTGCTGGCAAAG AGGAAAGCATGACTAAAGAAGATGAAGAGTTAATGTTGGAcaattttgtgacatttttcattgcAG GGCAAGAAACAACAGCTAATCAACTGGCTTTTTGCATCATGGAACTTGCAAGACACCCTGATGTACTGGAGAA aGTGAAGAAAGAGGTGGATGATGTCATTGGGATGAAGCAGGAAATTAGTAATGACGATCTGGGGAAACTGATCTACCTCTCACAG GTGCTAAAAGAGACTCTGAGGATCTACCCGACAGCTCCAGGCACATCTCGTGATGTAGCGGAAGACATTGTCATTGATGGTATCCACATACCCGGAGGAGTCACATGTATT TTTAGCAGCTATCTGACTGGGAGAATGGATAAATTCTTCAAGGACCCGCTGAGATTTGATCCAGACAGATTTCACCCAGATGCTCCCAA GCCTTATTACTGCTACTACCCCTTTTCCCTCGGCCCACGCTCATGCCTGGGACAGAACTTTGCTCAG ATGGAGGCTAAAGTGGTGATGGCCAAGCTGCTCCAGAGGTTTGACTTCACCCTTGTGCCAGGACAGACCTTTGACATCCTGGACACTGGCACACTCAGGCCGAAGAGTGGAGTGGTGTGCTCTCTCAGACACAGGAATCACAAGAAATAA